In a genomic window of Saccharothrix sp. HUAS TT1:
- the murA gene encoding UDP-N-acetylglucosamine 1-carboxyvinyltransferase, with the protein MSEHFRVQGGARLVGEVAVVGAKNSVLKLMAAALLAEGTTTITNCPEILDVPLMADVLRSLGCEVNLDGQVVTITTPAELNHRADSEAMGKLRASVCVLGPLVGRCKRAVVALPGGDAIGNRPLDMHQNGLRKLGAHSEIEHGCVIAEAEGLHGAQIWLDFPSVGATENILMAAVLANGTTVIDNAAREPEIVDICVMLQQMGAKIEGAGTSTLTVHGVESLKPTEHRVIGDRIVGATWAFAATMTRGDITVRGVDPHHLDLVLEKLRMAGAEVTTLEDGFRVVQTERPGSVDFVTLPYPGFATDLQPFAIALSSVSDGTSMITENLFEARFRFIEEMVRLGADARTDGHHAVVRGVERLSSAPVWASDIRAGAGLVLAGLCADGATEVYEIFHIERGYPGFVENLRKLGATVDRISA; encoded by the coding sequence GTGAGTGAGCACTTCCGGGTTCAGGGCGGTGCGCGGCTGGTCGGCGAGGTCGCCGTCGTAGGCGCGAAGAACAGCGTGCTCAAGCTGATGGCGGCGGCGTTGCTGGCCGAGGGCACGACCACGATCACCAACTGCCCGGAGATCCTGGACGTGCCGCTGATGGCGGACGTCCTGCGCAGCCTGGGCTGCGAGGTGAACCTCGACGGCCAGGTCGTCACGATCACCACCCCGGCGGAGCTCAACCACCGCGCCGACTCCGAGGCGATGGGCAAGCTGCGGGCGTCCGTCTGCGTGCTGGGCCCCCTGGTCGGCCGGTGCAAGCGGGCCGTGGTCGCGCTCCCCGGCGGCGACGCGATCGGCAACCGGCCGCTGGACATGCACCAGAACGGCCTGCGCAAGCTCGGCGCGCACAGCGAGATCGAGCACGGCTGCGTCATCGCCGAGGCCGAGGGCCTGCACGGCGCGCAGATCTGGCTGGACTTCCCCAGCGTCGGCGCGACGGAGAACATCCTGATGGCGGCGGTGCTGGCCAACGGCACCACGGTCATCGACAACGCCGCCCGCGAGCCGGAGATCGTGGACATCTGCGTGATGCTCCAGCAGATGGGCGCGAAGATCGAGGGCGCGGGCACGTCCACGCTCACCGTGCACGGCGTGGAGTCGCTGAAGCCGACCGAGCACCGGGTCATCGGCGACCGGATCGTCGGCGCGACCTGGGCGTTCGCCGCCACCATGACCCGCGGTGACATCACCGTGCGCGGCGTGGACCCGCACCACCTCGATTTGGTGCTGGAGAAGCTGCGGATGGCCGGCGCGGAGGTGACGACCCTGGAGGACGGCTTCCGCGTGGTGCAGACCGAGCGGCCCGGCTCGGTCGACTTCGTGACCCTGCCGTACCCCGGCTTCGCCACCGACCTCCAGCCGTTCGCGATCGCGCTGTCGAGCGTGTCCGACGGCACGTCGATGATCACCGAGAACCTGTTCGAGGCGCGGTTCCGGTTCATCGAGGAGATGGTGCGGCTGGGCGCCGACGCGCGCACCGACGGCCACCACGCGGTGGTGCGCGGGGTGGAGCGGCTGTCCAGCGCGCCGGTGTGGGCGTCGGACATCCGCGCGGGCGCGGGGCTCGTGCTGGCCGGGCTGTGCGCGGACGGCGCGACCGAGGTGTACGAGATCTTCCACATCGAGCGCGGCTACCCGGGCTTCGTGGAGAACCTGCGCAAGCTGGGCGCGACCGTGGACCGCATCAGCGCCTGA
- a CDS encoding protein meaA — translation MPYPADRERDRPWVMRTYAGHSSATASNELYRRNLAKGQTGLSVAFDLPTQTGYDPDDELARGEVGKVGVPIGHIGDMRQLFDRIPLAGANTSMTINATAMWLLALYVSVAEEQGADRATLAGTTQNDIIKEYLSRGTYVFPPGPSLRLITDVVAWTVTNAPKWNPINICSYHLQEAGASPVQEIAYSLSTAIAVLDSVFDSGQVPEERRGEVVARISFFVNAGVRFVEEMCKMRAFVQLWDEVTRDRYGIADPKHRRFRYGVQVNSLGLTEAQPENNVQRIVLEMLAVTLSRDARARAIQLPAWNEALGLPRPWDQQWALRMQQVLAFETDLLEYEDIFAGSHVVQTKVDEIVEGARAEIDRVQAMGGAVAAVESGYMKSALVSSLAERRRRVEVGEDVVVGVNRFATTEPSPLQAEGANAIEQIDPVVERQAVEAIREWRSGRDDAQVKSTLDELRAVARTDRNLVEATIACARAGVTTGEWSQALRETFGEYRAPTGVSAASASGEAGAEIGRVRERVRATGEELGERLRVLVGKPGLDGHSNGAEQVAVRARDVGFEVVYQGIRLTPAQIVAAAVQEDVHVVGLSILSGSHLEVVPAVVDGLRAAGAGDVPVIVGGIVPPADADELRARGVARVFTPKDYELTQIMDEIVTVVREANGL, via the coding sequence GTGCCGTACCCGGCCGACCGAGAGCGCGACCGCCCGTGGGTGATGCGGACGTACGCGGGCCACTCCAGCGCCACCGCCTCCAACGAGCTGTACCGCCGCAACCTGGCCAAGGGGCAGACGGGCCTGTCCGTGGCGTTCGACCTGCCCACCCAGACCGGCTACGACCCGGACGACGAGCTGGCCAGGGGCGAGGTCGGCAAGGTCGGCGTGCCGATCGGCCACATCGGCGACATGCGGCAGCTGTTCGACCGCATCCCGCTGGCCGGGGCGAACACGTCGATGACCATCAACGCGACGGCCATGTGGCTGCTCGCGCTGTACGTGAGCGTGGCCGAGGAGCAGGGCGCGGACCGCGCCACCCTCGCGGGCACCACGCAGAACGACATCATCAAGGAGTACCTGTCCCGCGGCACGTACGTGTTCCCGCCCGGCCCGAGCCTGCGGCTGATCACCGACGTGGTCGCGTGGACCGTGACGAACGCGCCGAAGTGGAACCCGATCAACATCTGCTCGTACCACCTGCAGGAGGCGGGCGCGTCGCCGGTGCAGGAGATCGCCTACTCGCTGTCCACCGCGATCGCCGTGCTGGACTCGGTGTTCGACTCCGGCCAGGTGCCGGAGGAGCGGCGCGGCGAGGTGGTCGCCCGCATCTCCTTCTTCGTCAACGCCGGTGTGCGGTTCGTCGAGGAGATGTGCAAGATGCGGGCGTTCGTCCAGCTGTGGGACGAGGTCACCCGCGACCGGTACGGCATCGCGGACCCCAAGCACCGCCGCTTCCGGTACGGCGTGCAGGTCAACTCGCTCGGGCTGACCGAGGCGCAGCCGGAGAACAACGTGCAGCGGATCGTGCTGGAGATGCTGGCCGTGACGCTGTCCCGGGACGCGCGGGCCCGCGCGATCCAGCTGCCGGCGTGGAACGAGGCGCTCGGCCTGCCCCGGCCGTGGGACCAGCAGTGGGCGCTGCGGATGCAGCAGGTGCTGGCCTTCGAGACCGACCTGCTGGAGTACGAGGACATCTTCGCCGGCTCGCACGTCGTGCAGACCAAGGTGGACGAGATCGTCGAGGGCGCGCGGGCCGAGATCGACCGCGTGCAGGCGATGGGCGGGGCGGTCGCGGCGGTCGAGTCCGGGTACATGAAGTCGGCGCTGGTGTCGTCGCTGGCCGAACGGCGGCGGCGGGTGGAGGTCGGCGAGGACGTCGTGGTGGGCGTGAACAGGTTCGCCACCACCGAGCCGTCGCCGCTGCAGGCCGAGGGCGCGAACGCGATCGAGCAGATCGACCCCGTCGTGGAGCGGCAGGCGGTCGAGGCGATCCGGGAGTGGCGGTCCGGCCGCGACGACGCGCAGGTGAAGTCCACTTTGGACGAACTGCGGGCGGTGGCGCGGACGGACCGGAACCTGGTCGAGGCGACCATCGCGTGCGCCCGCGCGGGCGTGACGACCGGTGAGTGGTCGCAGGCGCTGCGCGAGACGTTCGGCGAGTACCGCGCCCCGACCGGCGTGTCGGCCGCGTCGGCGTCCGGCGAGGCGGGCGCGGAGATCGGCCGGGTGCGCGAGCGGGTGCGGGCGACCGGCGAGGAGCTGGGCGAGCGGCTGCGCGTCCTGGTCGGCAAGCCCGGTCTGGACGGCCACTCCAACGGCGCCGAGCAGGTCGCCGTGCGGGCCCGCGACGTCGGCTTCGAGGTGGTGTACCAGGGCATCCGGCTGACGCCCGCGCAGATCGTCGCCGCCGCCGTGCAGGAGGACGTGCACGTGGTCGGCCTGTCGATCCTGTCCGGCTCGCACCTGGAGGTCGTGCCCGCGGTGGTCGACGGCCTGCGCGCGGCGGGCGCCGGCGACGTGCCGGTGATCGTCGGCGGGATCGTCCCGCCCGCCGACGCCGACGAGCTGCGCGCGCGGGGGGTGGCCCGGGTGTTCACGCCGAAGGACTACGAGCTGACCCAGATCATGGACGAGATCGTGACCGTCGTGCGCGAGGCGAACGGCCTGTAG
- a CDS encoding enoyl-CoA hydratase-related protein produces MAEYQHIRVDRADDVVRITMDRAARRNSLSAEHLAELLTAFREVAATDAVGVVLAGEGPVFSAGHDFADVAARDLEGVRDLLTLCTDLMRTIESVPQVVIARVHGLATAAGCQLVASCDLAVAAEEAAFALPGGKGGWFCHTPAVPVARSIGRKRLLEMALTGDPVDARTAEQWGLVNRVVPADRLDDAVDDLMRRATRGSRASKALGKQTIYAQLDRPEADAYAIAVEVMAAASQTEAAKEGMSSFLEKRPAAWTD; encoded by the coding sequence ATGGCCGAATACCAGCACATCCGCGTCGACCGGGCGGATGACGTAGTGCGGATCACCATGGACCGCGCCGCACGGCGCAACTCGCTGTCCGCCGAGCACCTGGCTGAGCTGCTGACGGCGTTCCGCGAGGTGGCCGCGACGGACGCGGTGGGCGTCGTGCTGGCGGGCGAGGGGCCGGTGTTCTCCGCCGGGCACGACTTCGCCGACGTCGCCGCCCGCGACCTGGAGGGCGTGCGCGACCTGCTGACCCTGTGCACGGACCTGATGCGGACCATCGAGTCGGTGCCGCAGGTGGTGATCGCCAGGGTGCACGGCCTGGCCACGGCGGCGGGCTGCCAGCTGGTGGCCTCGTGCGACCTGGCCGTGGCGGCCGAGGAGGCCGCGTTCGCCCTGCCCGGCGGCAAGGGCGGCTGGTTCTGCCACACCCCGGCGGTGCCGGTGGCCCGCTCGATCGGCCGCAAGCGCTTGCTGGAGATGGCGCTCACCGGTGACCCGGTCGACGCGCGCACCGCCGAGCAGTGGGGCCTGGTGAACCGGGTCGTGCCGGCGGACCGGCTGGACGACGCGGTGGACGACCTGATGCGCCGGGCCACCCGCGGCAGCCGGGCGAGCAAGGCGCTGGGCAAGCAGACGATCTACGCCCAGCTCGACCGGCCGGAGGCCGACGCCTACGCCATCGCGGTGGAGGTGATGGCGGCGGCGTCGCAGACCGAGGCGGCCAAGGAGGGCATGTCCTCGTTCCTGGAGAAGCGCCCGGCCGCCTGGACCGACTAG
- a CDS encoding DoxX family protein, translating to MSTAHVVVIALTALLNAGIAVADLARAGFVLANSAAVGVPPSWLPVLGAVKGAGAVGLLLGLLGAHAVGVAAAAGLVAFFTGAVAAHVRARVWRTIGAPGAFLALAAASLALTVAR from the coding sequence GTGTCCACCGCGCACGTCGTCGTCATCGCCCTCACCGCCCTGCTCAACGCCGGCATCGCCGTCGCCGACCTGGCGCGGGCGGGGTTCGTCCTGGCCAACTCGGCGGCGGTCGGCGTGCCGCCGTCGTGGCTGCCGGTCCTGGGCGCGGTGAAGGGGGCGGGCGCGGTCGGCCTGCTCCTCGGCCTGCTCGGCGCGCACGCCGTCGGGGTCGCGGCGGCGGCCGGGCTGGTGGCGTTCTTCACCGGCGCGGTCGCCGCCCACGTGCGGGCCCGGGTGTGGCGCACCATCGGGGCGCCCGGCGCGTTCCTCGCCCTCGCCGCCGCCTCCCTGGCGCTCACGGTCGCTCGCTAG
- a CDS encoding NUDIX domain-containing protein, giving the protein METLGSREVYANPWMVVREDAIARADGTTGIYGVVDKPDFALVIPLDGERLRLVEQFRYPLGLRRWEFPQGTAPERAHVDPLALAERELREETGLRAGRLVQLGLLDVAPGMSSQRGRVFLATELREGFHEREHEEQDMRSAWFPRAEFEAMIARGDVTDAQSIAAYTLLLLHENAQP; this is encoded by the coding sequence GTGGAAACCCTCGGATCACGTGAGGTGTACGCGAACCCGTGGATGGTGGTCCGGGAGGACGCCATCGCGCGGGCGGACGGGACCACCGGCATCTACGGCGTGGTGGACAAGCCCGACTTCGCGCTGGTGATCCCCCTGGACGGCGAGCGGCTGCGGCTGGTCGAGCAGTTCCGCTACCCGCTCGGCCTGCGGCGCTGGGAGTTCCCGCAGGGCACCGCGCCGGAGCGGGCGCACGTCGACCCGCTGGCGCTGGCCGAGCGCGAGCTGCGGGAGGAGACCGGGCTGCGGGCGGGCAGGCTGGTGCAGCTGGGCCTGCTCGACGTCGCGCCGGGCATGTCCAGCCAGCGCGGCCGGGTGTTCCTGGCCACCGAGCTGCGGGAGGGCTTCCACGAGCGGGAGCACGAGGAGCAGGACATGCGCTCGGCGTGGTTCCCGCGGGCGGAGTTCGAGGCGATGATCGCCCGCGGCGACGTCACCGACGCCCAGTCGATCGCCGCCTACACGCTCCTCCTGCTGCACGAGAACGCGCAGCCGTAG
- a CDS encoding amino acid permease, translating into MSPLRQLLRTKPVDLMTDESARTTLRRSLGLLPLVSLSVGATLGTGIFVVLGQAAPVAGPAVTVSFAVAALAALFSALSYAELAGAVPVSGSAYSYTYATLGELVAWVCGWCLLLEYGVSVAAVAVGWSGYLNAFLDATVGFQLPAALSGEVVNLPAAVVVLLATAVLLGGVRESAVVTTVTTLLKVAVLAFFVVVAVFGFRSGNLAPFAPAGVAGVTGAASLVFFSFIGFDAASTAGEEARDPQRDLPRAIVISLAVVTVVYVLVAFTAVGAVGVDALAGSDASLAAVVQQVTGSGWPATVLSAGAVVAIASVVLTVLYGQTRVLVAMARDGLVPKVFARVGGRRVPTVNTVLVGVVVAALAALVPLGQLAEATSIGTLVAFSLVNVGVLVLRRTRPDLPRGFRTPWSPVVPLLGLGMCALLVTGLAPATWAAFGIWSAAGLVVYFGYGRRRSELARSRSGPGTTAQGED; encoded by the coding sequence GTGTCACCACTGCGGCAGCTCCTGCGCACCAAGCCCGTCGACCTGATGACCGACGAGAGCGCGCGGACGACGCTGCGCCGCAGCCTCGGGCTGTTGCCGCTGGTCTCCCTTTCGGTGGGCGCGACGCTGGGCACGGGCATCTTCGTCGTGCTCGGCCAGGCGGCGCCGGTGGCCGGGCCCGCGGTCACCGTGTCGTTCGCCGTGGCGGCGCTGGCGGCCTTGTTCTCGGCGCTGTCTTACGCCGAATTGGCGGGTGCGGTGCCGGTGTCCGGGTCGGCCTACTCCTACACCTACGCCACGTTGGGCGAGCTGGTCGCGTGGGTGTGCGGGTGGTGCCTGCTGCTGGAGTACGGCGTGTCGGTGGCGGCGGTCGCGGTGGGGTGGAGCGGCTACCTCAACGCGTTCCTCGACGCCACGGTCGGCTTCCAGCTGCCCGCGGCGCTGTCCGGCGAGGTGGTGAACCTGCCCGCGGCGGTGGTCGTGCTGCTGGCGACGGCCGTGCTGCTCGGCGGGGTGCGGGAGAGCGCGGTGGTGACGACGGTGACCACGCTGCTGAAGGTGGCGGTGCTGGCGTTCTTCGTGGTGGTGGCGGTGTTCGGGTTCCGCAGCGGCAACCTGGCGCCGTTCGCGCCGGCCGGGGTCGCGGGCGTCACGGGCGCGGCGTCGCTGGTGTTCTTCTCGTTCATCGGGTTCGACGCCGCCTCGACGGCGGGCGAGGAGGCCCGCGACCCGCAGCGGGACCTGCCGCGCGCCATCGTGATCTCGCTGGCCGTCGTCACGGTGGTGTACGTGCTGGTGGCGTTCACCGCCGTCGGCGCGGTGGGCGTGGACGCGCTCGCGGGCTCCGACGCGTCGCTGGCCGCGGTCGTCCAGCAGGTCACGGGTTCCGGTTGGCCCGCGACCGTGCTGTCGGCGGGCGCGGTGGTCGCGATCGCGTCGGTGGTGCTGACCGTCCTGTACGGACAGACGCGGGTGCTGGTCGCGATGGCCCGGGACGGCCTGGTGCCCAAGGTGTTCGCGCGGGTCGGCGGGCGGCGGGTGCCGACGGTGAACACGGTGCTGGTCGGCGTGGTCGTCGCGGCACTGGCGGCACTGGTGCCGCTCGGTCAGCTGGCCGAGGCGACGAGCATCGGGACGCTGGTGGCGTTCAGCCTGGTCAACGTCGGCGTGCTGGTGCTGCGGCGGACCCGGCCGGACCTGCCGCGCGGGTTCCGCACGCCGTGGTCGCCGGTGGTGCCGCTGCTGGGCCTGGGCATGTGCGCGCTGCTGGTGACGGGCCTGGCGCCCGCCACGTGGGCGGCCTTCGGCATCTGGTCGGCCGCGGGTCTGGTGGTGTACTTCGGCTACGGGCGGCGGCGGTCGGAACTGGCCCGGTCGCGATCCGGCCCGGGGACAACGGCACAGGGAGAAGACTGA
- the nucS gene encoding endonuclease NucS: MRLVIARCQVDYVGRLTAHLPMAQRLLLIKADGSVSIHSDDRAYKPLNWMSPPCWLIEDPDLWVVQNKAGEKLIITLAEVLHDSKHELGPEPGLVKDGVEADLQKLLAEHVTTLGDGWTLVRREFPTPIGPVDLMCRDAKGASVAVEIKRRGEIDGVEQLTRYLELLNRDPLLAPVRGVFAAQQIKPQARTLAEDRGIRCVVLDYDALRGIESDEFRLF, from the coding sequence GTGCGCCTCGTCATCGCTCGCTGCCAGGTCGACTACGTCGGACGCCTCACCGCCCATCTGCCGATGGCCCAGAGGCTGCTGCTGATCAAGGCGGACGGCTCCGTGTCGATCCACTCCGACGACCGCGCGTACAAGCCGCTGAACTGGATGAGCCCGCCGTGCTGGCTGATCGAGGACCCGGACCTGTGGGTGGTGCAGAACAAGGCGGGCGAGAAGCTGATCATCACGCTGGCCGAGGTGCTGCACGACTCCAAGCACGAGCTCGGCCCCGAGCCCGGCCTGGTCAAGGACGGCGTCGAGGCGGACCTGCAGAAGCTGCTGGCCGAGCACGTCACCACCCTCGGCGACGGCTGGACCCTGGTCCGCCGTGAGTTCCCGACCCCGATCGGCCCGGTCGACCTGATGTGCCGCGACGCCAAGGGCGCCTCGGTGGCGGTCGAGATCAAGCGCCGGGGCGAGATCGACGGCGTCGAACAGCTGACCCGCTACCTCGAACTGCTCAACCGCGACCCGCTGCTGGCCCCGGTCCGCGGCGTCTTCGCCGCCCAGCAGATCAAGCCGCAGGCCCGCACCCTGGCCGAGGACCGCGGCATCCGCTGCGTCGTCCTGGACTACGACGCGCTGCGCGGCATCGAATCCGACGAGTTCCGCCTGTTCTGA